A window of Nitrospira sp. genomic DNA:
AGCACACCAGCGGCGAGCATGCGGGAACGGGCTTGGGATTGACGATTGTGCATCAGATTATCCAAGAGCATCGCGGTGAAATTCAGGTCGAGAGTACCGAGGGAGTGGGAACCACGTTTTCCGTGAATCTTCCGGCCCTCCCGATAGACTAGGAGTACTGTGGAAAGTTCAGCCATGAAAAAGCGCGTTCTCTTGATCGACGACGAAGCCCGTGTCCGGACTTCACTGAAAATGGTGCTCGAGCCGAACTACGAGATCCTCCAGGCCGCGGATGCTCAGGAGGGCCTCGAGACGTTCAGAAAAGAAGGACCTGATCTGGTCCTGCTCGATGTCATTCTCCCGGGAACCGACGGACTGGCCGTGCTGGAAACCCTGCGCTCTGAAAGCCGTATGACTCCCGTGATCATGCTCACGGGCACGAAGTCGGTCAAGACCGCCGTCGACGCGATGAAACTGGGCGCCGCCGACTATTTGTCCAAACCCTTTGACGTCGAAGAATTGCGCATCGTCGTGGATCGCGCGCTCAGCTCTCAAGCCCTCGAACGGGAAGTCAAACAACTCCGGGCGCAAGTCGTCCAGCGCTATGCCTTCCACAACCTCATCGGCAAGAGCCAAGGCATGCAGGAGATTTACGCGAAGATCGAACAAGTAGCGGACAGCCGAACCACCGTGCTGATTACCGGCGAAAGCGGAACGGGAAAAGAGCTTGTCGCAAAAGCCCTGCACTACAACAGCGGCCGGCGTGAGAAGCCCTTCATTGCCCTGAACTGCGCGGCGCTCCCGGAAACACTGATTGAGAGCGAACTCTTCGGCCACGAGAAAGGTTCCTTTACCGATGCCACGGCCAGACGTGTCGGCCAGTTCGAACTCGCCAATACCGGCACCCTGTTCCTGGACGAAATCGGCGATCTCAGCGCCATGACACAAGCCAAGCTCCTGAGAGTGCTCCAGGAACGGGAGTTTACGAGAATCGGCGGCGTCCAATCGATCAAGGTCGATGTCCGTATCGTCGCCGCCACCAACAGAAATCTCGAAGACATGGTGCGCAAGGGGCAATTTCGTGAAGATCTCTACTACCGCATCAACGTGATCTCGCTGTTTCTGCCTCCCCTCCGTGAACGCGGTGAAGATATTCCCCTGCTCGCCAAGCACTTCCTTGCCAAGCGAGTCGAGGAAGAGAAGCGCCCGCACATCGAATTCGGGAAAGAAGCGCTGGAGGTCCTGACCCGCTACCCCTGGCCGGGAAACGTCCGGGAAATGGAAAATATCATCGAGCAAGCTTTTATCTGGTCGCAGAATTGCCCGCAGATTACCCAGGAGCATCTGCCGACCATTATGAAAAGCGACTCGCGATCATCCTCACTCCGCGACGACACGCTCGCCGGCCGAATGTCCCTAGAAAAAGCGGTCATGGAATTTGAGCGGGAGATCATTCTCGATGCATTGAAACGAACCAACTATGTCCAGACCCACGCCGCCAATCTCTTAGGAATCAGCCGGCGCATGCTGAAATACCGGATGGATACCTTGGGAATCGGCCGACCGGACAATGGGAACAGTCAAGAACCAGAGCCGCCTGTGCAGGAATAACACACATCCCTGTATCGACCGCGTCATTTTCAACACAACCGTCGCGATCTTCTATACCCCCTACTACGTAGTCAAACGATCAAGTGATCTACATATAGACTTTCTACGTAGCAGGCCCCCTGCGGATTGATCATCCCGAGTAAGTGCCTGAAAAGGAACAAGTATTGCTTGACAGGTTACGTAGTTGGGGGTACATGAGCACTATGAGCACAACAACTTCTCAAGACGGATCCCAAACAAAGCCGACGGTTCTTGTCGTCGATGACGAGGCCGGACCGCGTGATGCACTCAAAGTCATCTTGCGGCCCTTCTTCAACATCCGCTCGGCGGACAACGCGCAAGCGGCGCTCGACGTCTTGAGTCATGAATCCATCGATCTCATTACGCTGGATCAAAAACTCCCCGATCGTCAGGGCATCGACCTCCTGCAGGATATTAAGCACGATTACGCCGATATCGAAGTCATCATCATTACCGGCTATGGAAGCCTGAAGTCCGCCATGGAAGGCATTCGTCATGGCGCGGCCGGCTACCTACTCAAGCCATTCAATGTCACCGAACTGATT
This region includes:
- a CDS encoding sigma-54 dependent transcriptional regulator translates to MKKRVLLIDDEARVRTSLKMVLEPNYEILQAADAQEGLETFRKEGPDLVLLDVILPGTDGLAVLETLRSESRMTPVIMLTGTKSVKTAVDAMKLGAADYLSKPFDVEELRIVVDRALSSQALEREVKQLRAQVVQRYAFHNLIGKSQGMQEIYAKIEQVADSRTTVLITGESGTGKELVAKALHYNSGRREKPFIALNCAALPETLIESELFGHEKGSFTDATARRVGQFELANTGTLFLDEIGDLSAMTQAKLLRVLQEREFTRIGGVQSIKVDVRIVAATNRNLEDMVRKGQFREDLYYRINVISLFLPPLRERGEDIPLLAKHFLAKRVEEEKRPHIEFGKEALEVLTRYPWPGNVREMENIIEQAFIWSQNCPQITQEHLPTIMKSDSRSSSLRDDTLAGRMSLEKAVMEFEREIILDALKRTNYVQTHAANLLGISRRMLKYRMDTLGIGRPDNGNSQEPEPPVQE